The Microbacterium limosum genome contains a region encoding:
- a CDS encoding LON peptidase substrate-binding domain-containing protein — MPVLPMFPLGSALLPGMPLPLRIFEPRYRRLFDDVSAADGAFGVVLIERGGEVGGGDQRFTRGTMAHIRGHRDVGESILLAAVGGDRFDVVGWEDDDPYPRARVREVPALAWDEDLRAERDAAERDVRRLLVTATEFVDVPWSPDEELSDDPVLSLWQLAGIAPIGTLDRYGILASDDLATVVSRLRTAVSDADELMRLTTAPLEVDDEGYD, encoded by the coding sequence TGCGCATCTTCGAACCCCGCTACCGGCGACTCTTCGACGACGTCTCCGCAGCCGACGGCGCGTTCGGCGTCGTCCTCATCGAGCGGGGCGGCGAGGTGGGCGGCGGCGACCAGCGCTTCACCCGCGGCACGATGGCGCACATCCGCGGACACCGCGACGTGGGAGAGTCGATCCTCCTCGCCGCCGTCGGCGGCGACCGCTTCGACGTCGTCGGCTGGGAGGACGACGACCCCTACCCCCGGGCCCGCGTGAGGGAGGTCCCGGCCCTCGCCTGGGACGAGGACCTGCGGGCGGAACGGGATGCCGCGGAGCGCGACGTGCGCCGCCTCCTCGTCACCGCGACCGAGTTCGTCGACGTGCCGTGGTCGCCCGACGAGGAGCTCTCCGACGACCCGGTGCTCTCGCTCTGGCAGCTCGCCGGGATCGCACCCATCGGCACGCTCGACCGCTACGGCATCCTCGCCTCCGACGACCTCGCGACGGTCGTGAGCCGGCTGCGCACGGCCGTATCCGACGCCGACGAGCTGATGCGCCTCACCACCGCGCCTCTCGAGGTCGACGACGAGGGGTACGACTGA
- a CDS encoding IS110 family transposase — MTIVANTFAYVIGADTHSRTHTLAVLDARTGARVDTRTFPTTPAGLSRAVAWIARRTSGLADVLVTIEGVGSYGARLARACQDAGYRVVESFPTAARERRGRGKSDEIDAELIARSVLGVDADNLRDPRQDAGVRAALRVLIGARDLINLERTRSINALTALLRTVDLGIDARASLTKKQLAAIESWRTRQEDLATATARREAIRLARRVAVCDEDLAANRDEITALVAASDAAILLDEPGIGAINAAVIIAAWSHPGRVRSEAAFAVLAGVSPVPASSGNTTRHRLNRGGDRRLNRALSSIALTRMSHHPPTRAYVERRRAEGRTTKEIRRSLKRYIARQLYRRLSEQSGLDNT; from the coding sequence ATGACCATCGTCGCAAACACGTTCGCGTATGTCATCGGCGCGGACACCCATTCCAGAACACACACTCTCGCCGTGCTCGACGCGCGCACTGGCGCCAGAGTGGACACTCGGACCTTCCCGACGACGCCGGCGGGATTATCACGCGCGGTCGCGTGGATCGCTCGGCGCACCAGCGGGCTGGCCGATGTGCTCGTAACGATCGAGGGCGTCGGCTCGTATGGCGCCCGGCTCGCGAGAGCATGCCAGGACGCCGGCTACCGGGTCGTGGAGTCGTTCCCGACAGCGGCACGTGAACGTCGCGGACGAGGCAAGAGCGACGAGATCGACGCGGAACTGATCGCCCGCTCCGTGCTCGGCGTCGATGCCGACAACCTCCGTGATCCGCGTCAGGACGCGGGAGTCCGCGCGGCGCTGCGGGTGCTGATCGGCGCCCGCGACCTCATCAACCTCGAACGCACCAGGTCGATCAACGCCTTGACCGCGCTGCTTCGAACGGTCGACCTCGGCATCGACGCCCGCGCCTCGCTCACCAAGAAGCAGCTCGCGGCGATCGAGTCCTGGCGCACGCGACAGGAGGACCTCGCGACCGCGACAGCCCGCCGGGAAGCGATCCGGCTGGCCCGACGGGTTGCCGTCTGCGATGAGGACCTCGCTGCTAACCGTGACGAGATCACCGCGCTGGTCGCCGCCAGCGACGCCGCAATCCTGCTCGACGAGCCCGGGATCGGCGCGATCAACGCGGCCGTGATCATCGCCGCCTGGTCACACCCCGGCCGGGTCCGCTCCGAAGCAGCGTTCGCCGTGCTCGCCGGCGTCAGTCCCGTGCCCGCCTCGAGCGGAAACACCACCCGTCATCGCCTCAACCGAGGAGGCGACAGGCGTCTGAACAGAGCCTTATCGTCGATCGCGCTGACCCGAATGTCGCACCACCCGCCGACCCGCGCCTACGTCGAACGCCGACGAGCCGAAGGACGCACCACCAAGGAAATCCGCCGCTCACTCAAGCGATACATAGCCCGCCAGCTCTACCGCCGCCTCAGCGAGCAGAGCGGACTTGACAACACATAG
- a CDS encoding IS3 family transposase, translated as MIRFIDEHRDQFGVEFLCRVLRDTVPGFLTSRGYRAAKTRVPSARQLRDELLVPEVRLLHEENYGVYGVRKMHALLRRQGWDVGRDQTARLMGLAGVRGVARSKKVFTTKSDPTIPQPQDLVKRDFTALAPRRLWVADITYVATWAGFAYVAFVIDVFSRMIVGWNVASTLKADVRPLQALNMAAFNAAGPLDELVHHADHGSNYLSVVYTDRIVEIGAKPSTGTVGDSYDNALAEAVNGLYKTELIRRRGPWRTVEQVELATLEYVWWWNNSRLHGELGYRTPAEIEAAYYADQESPQSATAGQGTR; from the coding sequence ATGATCCGCTTCATCGACGAGCATCGGGATCAGTTCGGGGTCGAGTTCCTCTGCCGTGTCCTCCGGGACACGGTGCCAGGGTTCCTCACCTCCCGCGGGTATCGCGCCGCGAAGACCCGCGTGCCCTCGGCCCGGCAGCTGCGTGACGAGCTGCTCGTGCCGGAGGTCCGCCTTCTCCACGAGGAGAACTACGGCGTCTACGGCGTGCGGAAGATGCATGCGCTGTTGCGACGACAGGGGTGGGATGTCGGCCGTGATCAGACCGCCCGCCTCATGGGCCTCGCGGGAGTGCGCGGGGTGGCGCGGTCGAAGAAGGTGTTCACGACGAAGTCCGATCCGACGATCCCGCAACCGCAGGACCTCGTCAAACGCGACTTCACTGCTCTCGCGCCGCGGCGGCTGTGGGTCGCGGACATCACCTATGTCGCGACGTGGGCGGGGTTTGCGTATGTCGCGTTCGTAATCGACGTGTTCTCCCGCATGATCGTCGGCTGGAACGTCGCGTCGACGTTGAAGGCCGACGTGCGGCCGCTGCAAGCGTTGAACATGGCCGCGTTCAACGCTGCGGGGCCGCTCGATGAGCTCGTCCATCACGCGGACCACGGGTCGAACTATCTCTCTGTGGTCTACACGGATCGGATCGTCGAGATCGGCGCGAAACCCTCCACGGGAACCGTGGGCGACAGTTATGACAACGCCCTCGCCGAGGCGGTCAATGGGCTCTACAAGACCGAGCTGATCCGCCGCCGGGGCCCGTGGCGGACGGTCGAGCAGGTCGAGCTCGCGACCCTCGAGTACGTGTGGTGGTGGAACAACTCCCGCCTCCACGGAGAGCTCGGCTACCGCACCCCCGCCGAGATCGAAGCCGCGTACTACGCTGACCAAGAATCACCCCAGTCGGCAACCGCCGGACAGGGAACCCGATAG